One part of the Salmo salar chromosome ssa10, Ssal_v3.1, whole genome shotgun sequence genome encodes these proteins:
- the usp1 gene encoding ubiquitin carboxyl-terminal hydrolase 1: MPGLQGDAAALGSPIKKSKLSLKFFQKKETKRALDFSEPQVEEPKPVRVEPEEPTSCDQVVPIPLPGPAPCPTSPICPSDKGEETLVPFVGLNNLGNTCYLNSILQVLYYCPGLRDGIKNLYSLSKTRDKQKEEAANSDEQTEGPEEAVPVHMELLGSFHSLITSVEQLQSSYLHNPDKYSDGELATPPRKLLNTLRQLNPMYEGYLQHDAQEVLQCILGYIQEASETIRKEQEGDQDDVIEVKPGSSAPVGTNGASTEEQAQTSETSLDDDGQTSGKRKSDTEAGNAKKKPKSVKSKNAAAVVADDGKPLTRSKRKSTGGITVAPKYKGEEEGEKSDVGGKGEVEVAPKEAEVKRKKRPKLSWLRPSGKQPSIFSKFMSMGRISCHTGGKTETAKPDQEEAGPSQPQENDGGEHGKNPQEKVTEVPEEEKAKSEECLGVDLMEHLFQGCLVLRTRCLECECYTERREDFQDISVPVQEEEPCSPDSSSEVSPDPKPVLKTLKWAISQFASVERIVGEDKYFCETCHHYTEAERSLLFDKTPEVVTIHLKCFSANGLEMDPYGGLSKVNTPLQTPLKLSLEEWCTHPSATATGGQHYQLFAVVMHSGVTISSGHYTTYIRMMDLKDTKVRLPEGDEKQGEEECGGKVPGPEPKEEVLDYDDGEVSFSLRGKAGQSGSVNANSTNTSKMGSKKASDGVGLLGGQRSLSSYDLGGNKQTTNSDKAACTGVESHATRSSRRTSSAPGHSGSGGVKKEPGEGGEEASVAGCEGVGVATEQALSSLLQYEGKWMLFDDSEVRLFEEEDFLRACSPETCSTSTPYLLFYRRV; this comes from the exons ATGCCCGGCCTACAGGGCGATGCCGCGGCTCTTGGGAGCCCCATCAAAAAGAGCAAACTCTCTCTGAAGTTTTTCCAGAAGAAGGAGACGAAGCGAGCCTTGGACTTCTCCGAACCTCAAGTAGAGGAACCAAAACCAGTCAGAGTTGAACCTGAGGAGCCTACAAG CTGTGACCAGGTTGTGCCAATCCCACTGCCTGGACCTGCCCCGTGTCCAACCTCTCCCATCTGCCCCAGTGACAAGGGAGAGGAGACGCTGGTGCCCTTTGTTGGGCTCAATAACCTGGGAAACACCTGTTACCTGAACAGCATTCTACAG GTATTGTACTACTGTCCTGGGCTCAGAGATGGCATCAAGAACCTCTACAGTTTGTCCAAAACAAGGGACAAGCAAAAGGAAGAGGCTGCTAATAGTGATGAG cAGACGGAGGGTCCAGAGGAGGCGGTGCCGGTGCACATGGAACTGCTGGGTAGTTTCCACAGTCTGATCACCTCGGTAGAGCAGCTCCAGTCCAGCTACCTGCACAACCCTGACAAGTACAGTGACGGGGAGCTGGCCACACCTCCACGCAAACTACTAAACACACTCAG acagCTGAACCCCATGTACGAAGGCTACCTACAGCACGATGCCCAGGAGGTGCTGCAGTGCATCCTGGGATACATCCAGGAGGCCTCTGAGACCATCAGGAAGGAACAGGAGGGTGACCAGGACGATGTCATAGAGGTCAAGCCAGGCAGTTCTGCCCCTGTGGGCACCAACGGGGCTTCAACAGAGGAGCAGGCCCAAACTTCAGAAACATCACTTGATGATGATGGCCAAACCAGTGGTAAGAGGAAGAGTGATACAGAGGCAGGCAACGCCAAGAAGAAGCCCAAATCCGTCAAGTCCAAGAATGCTGCTGCTGTTGTAGCCGACGATGGCAAACCCCTCACCCGCTCCAAGAGGAAGTCTACCGGTGGCATCACTGTAGCACCGAAATACAAAGgtgaagaagagggggagaaaagtGATGTgggggggaaaggagaggtggaggtggccCCTAAAGAGGCGGAGGTTAAGAGGAAGAAGAGGCCCAAATTGAGCTGGCTGAGGCCCTCGGGGAAGCAGCCCAGTATCTTCTCTAAGTTCATGAGCATGGGACGGATCAGCTGCCACACAGGAGGGAAGACCGAGACAGCCAAACCTGACCAGGAGGAGGCGGGTCCTAGCCAACCTCAGGAGAATGATGGTGGGGAACACGGGAAGAACCCTCAGGAGAAGGTAACGGAAGTGCCGGAGGAGGAGAAAGCTAAAAGTGAAG AGTGCCTGGGTGTGGACTTGATGGAGCATCTGTTCCAGGGCTGTCTGGTGTTGAGGACGCGCTGTCTGGAGTGTGAGTGTTACACCGAGAGGAGAGAAGACTTCCAGGACATCAGTGTCCCAGTGCAGGAGGAAGAACCCTGCAGCCCAGACAGCAGCTCAGAGG tCTCCCCTGATCCCAAACCGGTGCTGAAGACTCTGAAGTGGGCCATCTCCCAGTTTGCCTCAGTGGAGAGGATTGTAGGGGAGGACAAGTACTTCTGTGAGACCTGCCACCACTACACAGAGGCTGAGAGGAGTCTCCTGTTTGATAAAACCCCAGAGGTCGTCACTATCCATCTCAAGTGCTTCTCAGCCAACGGGTTAGA GATGGACCCGTACGGCGGCCTCTCAAAGGTGAACACACCCCTACAGACCCCGCTGAAGCTCTCTCTGGAGGAGTGGTGCACGCACCCCTCAGCCACTGCTACCGGAGGGCAGCACTaccagctgtttgctgtggtcATGCACAGCGGGGTCACCATCTCCAGCGGACACTACACCACTTACATCAGGATGATGGACCTTAAGGACACCAAGGTCCGCCTACCCGAGGGGGATGAGAAGCAGGGAGAAGAGGAGTGTGGCGGGAAAGTGCCGGGTCCGGAACCCAAAGAAGAGGTGCTGGATTATGACGATGGGGAAGTGTCCTTCAGTCTCCGTGGtaaggcaggacagagtggttcTGTGAATGCTAACTCCACCAACACCAGTAAGATGGGCTCCAAGAAGGCTTCAGACGGGGTAGGACTTCTGGGGGGTCAGAGGAGCCTGTCCAGCTATGACCTAGGGGGCAACAAGCAGACAACCAACTCAGACAAAGCTGCCTGTACTGGGGTAGAGAGCCACGCCACTAGATCATCCAGACGGACCTCCAGTGCCCCGGGACACAGCGGTAGTGGAGGGGTTAAGAAGGAGCCTGGTGAGGGGGGCGAGGAGGCCTCTGTGGCTGGGTGTGAGGGGGTTGGGGTGGCTACGGAGCAGGCCCTAAGCAGCCTGCTGCAGTATGAAGGGAAGTGGATGCTGTTTGACGACTCTGAGGTGCGTCTCTTTGAGGAGGAGGACTTTCTGAGAGCCTGTTCTCCAGAAACCTGCTCCACATCTACCCCATATCTTCTGTTCTATAGGAGGGTCTGA